One part of the Rutidosis leptorrhynchoides isolate AG116_Rl617_1_P2 chromosome 1, CSIRO_AGI_Rlap_v1, whole genome shotgun sequence genome encodes these proteins:
- the LOC139846564 gene encoding uncharacterized protein — protein MELEIQRQTNRSVRAVLPIILWKNLNGDKGVTKEYLGETVGTFRRHNTSRESCWISEEVQAKVTVKQVRFKELITLRDGPLVDRLRAKERYKEAKIEAKKVVSHAKDKAYEELYKRLDSKEGANDIFKIAKARERRRRDLDNIKFIKDEAGQSIVKEDGIRKRWEEYFLSLYHCGWLTSLFNKTFRSQKMPTEWRCGEVISIYKNKGDAQVCSNYSGIKLLSHTMKLWERVIDTRLQHETKVSENQIWFHARVFFNGGDSYH, from the exons ATGGAGTTAGAAATTCAGAGACAAACCAACAGGAGTGTGAGAGCAGTTCTACCTATAATCCTATGGAAGAACTTGAACGGAGATAAG GGGGTTACCAAAGAATACCTAGGTGAGACAGTAGGGACTTTTAGACGACATAATACAAGTAGGGAATCTTGTTGGATTAGTGAGGAGGTCCAAGCCAAAGTCACGGTTAAACAGGTAAGGTTCAAGGAGCTCATCACCCTTCGAGACGGGCCACTTGTTGATAGATTGAGGGCAAAAGAAAGATATAAAGAGGCAAAAATAGAAGCTAAGAAGGTAGTTTCGCATGCGAAAGATAAAGCGTACGAAGAGTTGTACAAAAGACTAGACTCTAAAGAAGGAGCAAATGATATCTTCAAGATAGCTAAGGCGAGGGAGCGTAGAAGAAGGGACCTGGATAACATTAAATTTATCAAAGATGAAGCTGGTCAAAGCATCGTAAAGGAAGACGGaattaggaaaagatgggaggAGTATTTCTTGTCTCTTTATCATTGCGG GTGGCTGACAAGTCTTTTCAATAAGACGTTTAGAAGCCAGAAAATGCCAACGGAATGGAGATGCGGCGAGGTTATTTCCATCTACAAGAACAAAGGGGATGCTCAAGTATGCAGTAACTATAGTGGTATTAAATTACTTAGCCATaccatgaagctttgggagagagtgattgataCTAGGCTTCAACACGAGACAAAGGTGTCCGAAAACCaaatttggtttcatgccagggtGTTCTTCAATGGAGGCGATTCATATCATTAG